The region AGGGGAAGATCGCATCTATCGCCCCAGGCAAGTCGGTCCCACCGAGTAACGCCCCAACCAGCCCTGCCACAGGAACACTCGTCACACTTTGCGCGTAATTCCATCGGGGAGCGGGTAGACTGGACGTTCCGGAACCAGGGTTATGGAATTTAAGGAAGCCGTCAAAATTGCCCTGCAGTCCCTTTGGGCAAACAAATTGCGATCCATCCTGACGCTGCTCGGGGTCGTCATCGGCGTGGCCAGCGTCATTGCGGTGGTGACGCTGGTCAACGGAGCGAACGTGTATGTGGCCAGCAAGGTCAATCGCTACGGCGCCGACACCTTTACCATCAGCAAGCAGCCCCAGATCATCACCAGCTACGAGCAGTACCGCCAGTTCCAGAAGCGCAAGAACATCCTGCTGGACGATTATCTCTATATTGCTGAGAACTGCAGGCACTGCGCCCAGGTTGGCGCCCAGCAGACGGTGACCGGCAAGATCGTCTTCGGGACCGAGTCGTCGACCGACACCGTCATTCGCGGACAGACCTATGCGATGCCTGAGATGCAGAACATGAACATTGTTCAGGGCCGCGGGTTTACGCCGACCGATGATGAGCATGCCTCGCATGTTGCCCTGATTGGGTCCGATATCCAGGAGAACCTGCTGAAGGGGGAGGATCCCATCGGCAAGGAGATTCGTGTGGACGGCGTACCCTACACGATCATTGGTCTGGGCGAAAAGCAGGGCAAGACGCTGGGGCAGAGCCAGGACAACTGGGTCGCGGTGCCGCTGTCGGCCTTCCAGAAGACCTACGGGACGGCGAAGACCCTGACGATCTATGCGAAGGCCGGAGGCGGGGAGCAGGTGCTGGAGTCCGCGACCGACGAGGCGCGCCAGCTAATGCGCTCGGACCGCCATGACAGGCCGGGCATGGAAGACAGCTTTACCCTCGAGACCAGCGACACCTTTGTGGGTCTGTGGAAGAGCATCAGCCAGGGTTTTGAGGCAGTTGCGGTCGCTATCGCGGGAATCTCACTGGTGGTGGGCGGAATCGTCATCATGAACATCATGCTGGTCTCGGTGACGGAGCGGACGCGAGAGATCGGGGTGCGCAAAGCTTTGGGAGCGAAACGGCGTGACATCCTGATCCAGTTCCTCATTGAGTCGGGCACGATGGCCATGGCAGGGGGAGCGCTCGGAGTGATCTTAGGCATGGGCGTGGCCCAGGTCGTCACGGTTCTGCTCGGATTCCCGTCGACGGTTGCTATCTGGAGCATCTTTGCCGGCCTGTTTGTAGCGGCAGGGGTAGGAATCTTTTTCGGGGTCTATCCGGCACGCAAGGCGGCGGATCTGGACCCCATCGTCGCGCTGCGGTCGGAGATGTAGGGTGCTCGATACCAGGAGGTCGTGTGGCGAATCCGAATTCGTTCCAGTCAAGGAGCATCGCTTCCGCAGATCCTTCGACTCCGCATCTCGCGATAAGACTGCGAGATACTCGCTCAGGATGACACTTATTTAGATGCCACGCATTTCTTTGTGGCGAGCACCAGACACAGGACACTGACAAGCAGAAGCCGGGGAGAGGCGAAACGATGAATCTTGGAGACCAGAGAGAAGCGGTCAAGATGGCGTTCGACCAGTTGCGCGCCAACAAGATGCGCTCGGCCCTGACCATCCTTGGCATCGTGATCGGCGTGGTGACGGTGATTGCGATCTCTTCGGTCATTAATGGGCTCAATTCGCGGGTTTCCGGCATGGTGGAGGCCATGGGGACGAACGTCATCTGGGTGTTTCGCTTCCCTGTGATCGGCGTGCGGCCCACGACGGAAATGCTGACCCGCAAGCAGCTCACCATGGAGGACGCGGAGGCGATGGCACAGCTTCCGCACGTGGTCGCGGTATCTCCTTCGCTGCGCTATCAGAACTTCCAGTTCAACGCCGGATCGGTGACGGCGAAGTACGGTACCCACAAGGTGGAGAGCGTCTCGCTGGAGGGTGACACCACCTCGTCGAAGGATGTCTATGACTGGGACATCCATGAGGGGCGCTACTTCAACGAGACTGACCAGGAGCGCGCCTCCAACGTGGTGGTGCTGGGCCATGATACGGCGGAGGACCTTTTCGGCCTGGAAAGCCCGATCGGCAAGGAGGTCCAGATTGAGGGCCGAACCTTTACCGTGGTGGGAACACTCGAGAAGCAGAAGGCGGCCTTTGGCGGAGGAAAGAATCCGCAGGATAACTTCGCCTACTTCCCCATCACGACCTTCCATAAACTGCATCCCGAAGTGCTGGACTACTGGATCAGCGTGAAGTTCGATAACCAGAAGAATAAGGCGGCGGTGATCGACAGCATTACGGAGCTGCTGCGCCGCCGCCGCAAGGTGCGCAACGAGGCCGCGGACAACTTCGCGATCTTCGGGTCCGATTCCATTACGCGGCTGTGGACGCAGATTACAGGCTCGCTGTTTCTGCTGATGTTCGGGCTTTCTGCTGTCGGCCTGATGGTGGGTGGCGTGGGCGTGATGAACATCATGCTGGTCTCGGTGACGGAGCGAACGCGCGAGATCGGCGTCAGGAAGGCGATTGGGGCGAACAAGAGGATTATCCTCACGCAGTTCACGCTTGAGGCCGTGACGTTGTGCGCGCTGGGCGGGATTATTGGGATCCTGCTGGGCAGCGCCATCGCCGTGGGGCTGAGCTTTGTCCTCTCGTCGACGGTGTCGCTGCTGTGGGTTGCGCTGGCGTTTCTGTGCTCCTGCGCGATCGGACTGGTCTTTGGGATCTATCCGGCGTGGAAGGCAGCGAACCTCAACCCGATTGAGGCGCTGCGGTACGAGTAGGGTAGGGCTTGGATTCCCGACTGAGCAGGCAAACTGCGGTTCCTTCGACTGCGCTGCGCCCCGCTCAGGAGGACACCTTGTTAAAGCTTTGCTGCGCTCAGGACGACACCTCTTTTTGAAGGCCTGACTGCATCCGCTCCGCTCAGGGCGTAGGTGTTTGTTCGAGATCCTGCTGATCCTTGCTTCCTCTTAATGTGTCGAGAATTGCGAACCCGTTAGACTAGAGGGATGCTGGCAAACTGCATCGAGGGCCTCACTGCATTGCTGGCACTGGCCGGGATCGTCTACATGGCGCTGGTGCTTTGGAGTGCGCGCGACTTTCATCGGGCTTGCCGCAGGCGCAGCAGCGCGGAGGAGTTTGCTCCTGACGTCTCCATCCTGAAGCCGGTCAAGGGGATCGACCAGAGAATGTATGCCGGCTTTGTGAGCCACTGCAGGCAGCAATACGCCGGGCGCTTCGAGATCCTGTTTGGCGTCTCCAGCATGGACGATCCCGCGGTTCCGGAGATCGAGCGGCTGAAGGCGGAGTTTCCCGCGATCGACATTCGCCTGATCGAGTGCACCCAGCGGCTGGGAACCAGCGGCAAAGTGAGCAACCTGGTACAGATGCTGGAAGAGGCGCGCTACGAGTATGTCGTTATCAACGATAGCGACATACTGGTTTCGCCCCGTTATCTGGGCCGGATCATGAGCTGCTTCCGGGATAGCTCGCATCCGGCCGGAAAGCCCGTAGGGCTGGTGACGGCGCCTTACGTGGGTCACACGCCGGAGAAGGGCGCGGGCCTGTGGTCGCGGCTGGAAGCTCTGGGGATCTCGACGGATTTCTTTGCCGGGGTGCTTACGGCGCGAAAGCTCGAGGGCGGCATCCGGTTCGGACTGGGTTCGACGCTGGCGACAACGAAGACCACCCTGGTCGAGGCGGGCGGACTGCGGTCGCTGGTGGAGTATCTGGCTGACGACTACGAGATGGGTGTGCGGATTGCCAGGGCCGGATACAGGGTCGAGCTGTCGGACGAGGTGGTGGAGACCTCGGTTCCGTCGTACAGCTTTCGGGGCTTTTCCGATCATCAGCTCCGCTGGGCGCGCTCGACGCGCGATTCCCGCAAGCTGGGATACGTGGGGCTGGGGATAACGTTCTGTCTGCCGTGGGCTATCTTTGCCTGTGTCTCCAGCGGCTTTGCGCTGTGGAGCTTCACGCTGCTGAGCCTGGCCCTGCTGGCCCGCGTCTCGGTGGCGCTGTCGGTCGGGGTGGGTGTGCTGCATGACGGACAGGTGCTGCGCGATCTCTGGCTGCTGCCGCTGCGCGACCTGCTCGCCTTCGGGTTCTGGCTGTGGAGCTTTGCGGGTGACACGGTGGTGTGGCGCGGGGAAGAGTTCCATCTGCAGAAGGGCCGCCTGAGCCGGGTGAACGACGCCGGCTGAGATGGCTGCGTCTGACTCGGGATCAGGGAAGTATCTTCCTGCACTCCGCTTTGCATCTCTCCAGATAAGTTTGATCCGCAAAGGGGCATTCGGGATGGGAAGATCGAGAGGCGAGGCGCGGGAGGACCGCGAGATAGAAGGCGGTTCGGCCGAGCTGAACGCGCTGACAGACGATACGCGTGTAACGGTGCGTCGTCCGGGTAAACCCGATCCGAATGGCAGGTGCGTCGTCTACTGGATGCAACGGGCGCAGCGCGGAAGGGACAATCATGCCGTCGATGTCGCCGTGAAGGCGGCGAATGTGCTGGGGCTGCCGCTAGTGACGTACTTCGCGGCCATCTCCAACTTTCCTCACGCCAATCTTCGTCACTATGCATTTTTGCAGCAGGGCCTGAAGGACATCGAGGAAGACCTGGCGGAGCGCGGGATTGCATTTGTGATGCGCCGGTCGCCGCATGAGTCGCACGAGCACTTGTTCGCCGATGTGGGGGCGGCGATGGTGATTGGCGACGAGAATCCGTTGCGCGAACCGGAACGCTGGCGGCGTGAGCTCGCTTCACGGCTGCGCATTCCGTTTTGGACGGTGGATGCTGATGTCGTCGTGCCCTCGAAGTTGATGGAGCGGGCACAGTACGGCGCATACACGATGCGGCCAAGACTCTACCGCTTGTTGCCGGACTATCTGCAGCCATACGAGAACCTGAAGGCCGAACACGAGTGGAAGAGGCCCAGGGGATTTCACGGCGATGTTCTGGACGAGGACATCACGCGGGGCTGGAGGGATCTGGATCGCAGCGTGCTTCCGGTGAAGGCGTGGACAGGCGGAACGCACGCTGCGCGCAGGCGGCTGCATCACTTTGTCGAGAAGATTCTGCCGGACTATGAGGCATCGCGCAATCGCCCCGAGCAGGATGGAACCTCCTGCCTGTCGCCGTACCTTCACTTTGGCCACATCGGTCCGCTGACAATCGCGCTGGCGGTCGAGGCTGCGGTGAAGAAGCATCCGCGGCTGCATCCGGCGAGGGATGCGTTCTTCAACGAGCTGATCGTTTGGCGTGAGCTGGCGGTGAACTTTGTGCGTTATACGAAGCACTATGACGCAGACGAGTGTGCCGAGCCATGGGCCCGGAAGACCATCGCCGAGCACGCCCGCGATGAGCGCGAATTCACCTACACGCTAAGCCAGCTTGAAGGCGCGAAGACGCACGATCCCCTGTGGAACGCGGCGCAGAGCCAGATGCTGCACCATGGCTGGATGCATAACGTCATGCGGATGTACTGGGCCAAGAAGATCCTGGAGTGGAGTCCGGATATCAGCACCGCCATGCGCCATGCAATCCATCTGAACGATAAGTATTTTCTGGATGGCCGCGACCCGAATGGATATGCGGGGTTGGCATGGGCCATCCTGGGCAAGTTCGACCGCGCATGGAACGAGCGGCCGGTATTCGGCAAGATTCGTTATATGTCGGGAGCTTCGACCGGACGGAAGTTCAACTCCAGGCTATATATGCAGCAGATGGAGATTCTTCCGCGGCAGAAGGGGTTCGATTTCGCGGGCTGATATTCTTAAGTCTTGGCACACTTTCTTATTACCGGCGGAGCGGGCTTTATCGGCTCGCACCTGGTTCACGCGCTGCTTGAGCGAGGCGACCAGGTCAGGGTGCTCGACAACTTCGAGACGGGACTCAGGAAGAATCTGGAGCCTGTGCGCGACAGGATCGAGCTGCATGAGGTGGACCTTGCAGATGCGGACGCGGTTCGCAAGGCGTGCGAGGGCGTGGACTACATCTTCCACGAGGGCGCGCTGCCCAGCGTTCCGCGCAGCGTAAAGGAGCCGCGGCCGAGCCACGAGATCAATATCGGCGGCACCTTTAATGTGCTCGAAGGCGCGCGCCTGGCGGGGGTAAAGCGCGTCGTCTATGCAGCGTCTTCTTCCGCGTATGGAAATCAGCCGGGCTTTCCGCGGGTGGAGACGATGGCCCCTCAGCCGCTATCGCCGTATGCGGTACAGAAGCTTACCGGTGAGCTTTATATGCAGGCCTACTGGAGGGTCTACGGGCTTGAGACGGTGTGCCTGCGCTACTTCAACATCTTCGGCGCGCGCCAGGTTCCGGACTCGCCGTACTCGGGCGTGATGGCGCGATTCATCCTGATGATGATGCGGGGCGAGACGCCGACGATCTTTGGCGATGGCGGGCAGGGTCGCGACTTTACGCATATCGAGAACGTGGTGCAGGCGAACCTGCTGGCGATGGAGACTCCTCGAGATCGGGTTGCCGGGCGGGTGTTTAATATCGCCTGTGGAGAGCGTCATACACTTAACGAAACGTATGCGCTTCTCGCAACCTTAACCGGGTTCAAGCATCCACCTATATACGGTCCTGAGCGCGAAGGAGATGTGCGCGACTCGCTGGCCGATATCACAGCAGCGAAAGAAGCCCTGGGCTATGCACCCGAGGTCGGTTTTGAAGAGGGTCTGCGCCGCACCGTCGCATGGTATCGCGAGGAATTTGTTGCTTAGAAAGATGGGATAGAGTGACACCAACGAATCTCGCAGCAACAACGACAACAGGGCTGGATGGATGGCTGGCGGCGATCGATCGCCGCACCGCACGAGTGGGCATTATCGGACTGGGCTATGTGGGGCTTCCCCTGACCCTGCTGTTCAGCGAAGAGAAGTTTCGCGTTACCGGCTTCGATATCGACGCCTTGAAGGTCTCGACCCTGAATGCGGGCGACTCCTACATTCATCGCATTGAGACGGACCATATCCAGGCGGCACAGGCCAGCGGCTTCCGTGCGACCTCGGACTTCTCGGAGATCACCGGCATGGACGCCGTGCTGATCTGCGTGCCCACGCCCCTGAATGAAGACCATACACCGGATATGAGCTACGTGGTCTCGACGATTGAGTCCATTGCTCCTCACCTGCGCGCGGGTCAGCTGGTAGTGTTGGAGAGCACGACCTACCCCGGCACGACCGAAGAGATCGTCGTCGAGACGATCAATCGTCATGGCGCGGGCAAGGGCGTACGGGTTCTTCGCAATGGTGCTGCGCCCTCGAATGAGCTGGATGGCGTGATGGTGGCCTTCTCGCCGGAGCGCGAAGATCCGGGCAACATGATTACGCCACGCCGCGAGATCCCGAAGGTGATTGGAGGCGTGGATACTCGCGCCACGGCTGCTGCTTCAACGCTTTATGGCAGCGTCTTTCGCAAGACGGTTCCCATGTCTTCCCCTGCGGCGGCGGAGATGACCAAGCTGCTCGAGAACATCTACCGCTGTGTCAACATTGCGCTGGTTAACGAGCTGAAGCAGCTCTGCGGTCCGATGGGCATCGATATCTGGGAGGTCATTGAGGCCGCGGCGACCAAGCCCTTCGGCTTCCAGGCCTTCTATCCCGGCCCCGGTGTCGGAGGACATTGCATCCCTGTCGATCCGTTCTACCTGAACTGGAAGGCCCAGCAGTTCGGCGTCCAGGCGAAGTTCATCGAGCTTGCGGGTGAGGTCAACGAGGCGATGCCTGCGTATGTTGTCCAGTGCGCGGCTCGCGCTCTTGAGCGCAACGGCGTTGCGATAAAGGGAGCAAAGGTGCTGGTGCTGGGCGTTGCCTACAAGCGCGACGTGGACGACCTGCGCGAGTCTCCTTCGCTGATCGTGATCGAGAAGCTTCGCCAGGCGGGAGCGCAGGTGGAGTACAACGATCCCTTCTTCCCGGAGGTAGGGCGCGGCCGTCACTACGATCTGCACATGCGCTCGACGCCGATTGAGAATCTCGACCGGTTCGACTGCGTTCTGATCCTCACCGACCACTCGCTCTACAACTATGGTGAGATTGTCAGCCAGGCGAAGCTGGTCGTAGATTCCAGAAATGCCACGCGGTCGATCGACTCTCCGAAGATCGTGCGCTGCTAAAGTATTTCCCGCGATGATGGGGTTTCCCAGGACATCTGGGAATGCCATTTTCCTTGTAAGAAAACGGCGCGAACATTCGCGATCCGCTCTACACTTTCGCGGGAAATGCTTGAGCGGCGCGGCGCACAGCCGTTGCCGCAGCGCAGATCGGGCACGATCGATCGGCATCATTAGAGCGTTCTCATCCCCTTCTGAAACCGCGTTGTCTTCGCATGTGCCGTTCTGCATTGACTCGCGATCACCGGGCTTGCAGCATCGAAGGCAGGCCTCTGTGCCGGCCAGATAGCAAGTCATGTGGCGCGCGAAATTCATCCAGCTCGAGGTGTGGCTCCCCTGCGGAAGATGCTTTGCAGGCGCCGCTGCGTGGCTCTCAATACTGTGCGTTTTGCTGTGCAGCACGCCTGGGTGGGCGCAGAGCTCACCTCTACCCGCATGGCAGCCGCTGGGGCCCGCGCAGGTAAACACGCAGGCATATGGCAAGGTGACGGGAAGGATCACGGCAATTGCGATCGACCCTGCCGACGCCACCGGAAACACGATGTATGTAGGAACCACAGGCGGCGGTGTCTGGAAGTCGAGCAACGCTGCCGGACCGGCTTCGGGGGTGAGTTTTCAGCCGCTCACCGATACGCTTCCTGTCTTCAATGGCAACGCGGGCAGTCCGGCGGTTCCTTCGCTCAGCATTGGTGCGCTCAGTGTGAAGGGTCCTCTGGTGCTTGCGGGAACCGGCGACCCGAACGACGCAACCGATTCCTTCTACGGGGGTGGGTTGCTGCGGTCGGCCGATGCGGGTGGAACCTGGACGCTGATAAACGGCTCGCAGGATTCTCCCAACGAAAACTACTCGTTTGCAGGGCGCAGCTTTGCAGGATTCGCATGGAGCACAGTCAGCGCCGACACGGTGGTGGCCGCAGTCTCCGAGGCCGCGGAAGGAAACCTCACCGGAGCGCCGAGCCCGGCGGACAGCGTGATGGGGCTGTACTACTCGACCGATGCCGGCCAGACCTGGCACATGAGCACCGTGATGGATGGCGGCCAGTATGTGCAGCGTCCGCAGGCTGCCGGGGTGATCACCAGCGGCGGCAACGCGGCGACTGCGGTCATCTGGAATCCGATCAGGAAGCGCTTCTATGCCGTGATTCGTTATCACGGCTACTACGAGTCGGCGGATGGCGTGACGTGGTCGCGTCTTGCGCAGCAGCCGGGGCCGGGGCTTAGTACGGCGGCGTGCCCGGCGAATCCGAACCAGACCGGAAGCCTTGCATGCCCGGTCTTTCGCGGGGTGCTTGCAGTTGAGCCTGTGAGCGGAGATATGTACGCCCTCACGGTAGGCTCGGGGAATCAGGACCAGGGGATCTGGCGCGATGTGTGCGCGAACACCGGCAGCGGCTGTGCCGGGGTGGTCTCGTTCGCGCAGCAATTGGCGGGCAGCTCGCTTGAGGCGAGCAGTGGAGACATTCCGCAGGGTGACTACGATCTTTCGCTTGCGGCAGTGCCCTCTGGAAGTGACACGCTGCTCTTTGCGGGAACGATCGATCTTTATCGCTGCGCGGTGAGTGCCTGCTCCTCCATGCGCAACACGACGAACGTCTTCAACGGCTGCGGCGCTTCGGCTCACGTAGCTCCGGCGCAGCATGCTCTTGCGGTGCGGGCTACGACCGGTCTGCCGATGGTGTATGTGGGCAACGATGGCGGACTATGGCGCTCGGCCGATGGCGTCAACCAGCAGGCCACGCCGTGTTCGCCGGACGATGCCGTGCACTTCGAGAACCTGAACGGCGGGCTGGGCTCGCTGGCCCAGGTGCAGGGCCTGGCGCAGCATCC is a window of Edaphobacter sp. 12200R-103 DNA encoding:
- a CDS encoding ABC transporter permease; protein product: MEFKEAVKIALQSLWANKLRSILTLLGVVIGVASVIAVVTLVNGANVYVASKVNRYGADTFTISKQPQIITSYEQYRQFQKRKNILLDDYLYIAENCRHCAQVGAQQTVTGKIVFGTESSTDTVIRGQTYAMPEMQNMNIVQGRGFTPTDDEHASHVALIGSDIQENLLKGEDPIGKEIRVDGVPYTIIGLGEKQGKTLGQSQDNWVAVPLSAFQKTYGTAKTLTIYAKAGGGEQVLESATDEARQLMRSDRHDRPGMEDSFTLETSDTFVGLWKSISQGFEAVAVAIAGISLVVGGIVIMNIMLVSVTERTREIGVRKALGAKRRDILIQFLIESGTMAMAGGALGVILGMGVAQVVTVLLGFPSTVAIWSIFAGLFVAAGVGIFFGVYPARKAADLDPIVALRSEM
- a CDS encoding nucleotide sugar dehydrogenase codes for the protein MTPTNLAATTTTGLDGWLAAIDRRTARVGIIGLGYVGLPLTLLFSEEKFRVTGFDIDALKVSTLNAGDSYIHRIETDHIQAAQASGFRATSDFSEITGMDAVLICVPTPLNEDHTPDMSYVVSTIESIAPHLRAGQLVVLESTTYPGTTEEIVVETINRHGAGKGVRVLRNGAAPSNELDGVMVAFSPEREDPGNMITPRREIPKVIGGVDTRATAAASTLYGSVFRKTVPMSSPAAAEMTKLLENIYRCVNIALVNELKQLCGPMGIDIWEVIEAAATKPFGFQAFYPGPGVGGHCIPVDPFYLNWKAQQFGVQAKFIELAGEVNEAMPAYVVQCAARALERNGVAIKGAKVLVLGVAYKRDVDDLRESPSLIVIEKLRQAGAQVEYNDPFFPEVGRGRHYDLHMRSTPIENLDRFDCVLILTDHSLYNYGEIVSQAKLVVDSRNATRSIDSPKIVRC
- a CDS encoding SDR family oxidoreductase, which gives rise to MAHFLITGGAGFIGSHLVHALLERGDQVRVLDNFETGLRKNLEPVRDRIELHEVDLADADAVRKACEGVDYIFHEGALPSVPRSVKEPRPSHEINIGGTFNVLEGARLAGVKRVVYAASSSAYGNQPGFPRVETMAPQPLSPYAVQKLTGELYMQAYWRVYGLETVCLRYFNIFGARQVPDSPYSGVMARFILMMMRGETPTIFGDGGQGRDFTHIENVVQANLLAMETPRDRVAGRVFNIACGERHTLNETYALLATLTGFKHPPIYGPEREGDVRDSLADITAAKEALGYAPEVGFEEGLRRTVAWYREEFVA
- a CDS encoding deoxyribodipyrimidine photo-lyase; its protein translation is MGRSRGEAREDREIEGGSAELNALTDDTRVTVRRPGKPDPNGRCVVYWMQRAQRGRDNHAVDVAVKAANVLGLPLVTYFAAISNFPHANLRHYAFLQQGLKDIEEDLAERGIAFVMRRSPHESHEHLFADVGAAMVIGDENPLREPERWRRELASRLRIPFWTVDADVVVPSKLMERAQYGAYTMRPRLYRLLPDYLQPYENLKAEHEWKRPRGFHGDVLDEDITRGWRDLDRSVLPVKAWTGGTHAARRRLHHFVEKILPDYEASRNRPEQDGTSCLSPYLHFGHIGPLTIALAVEAAVKKHPRLHPARDAFFNELIVWRELAVNFVRYTKHYDADECAEPWARKTIAEHARDEREFTYTLSQLEGAKTHDPLWNAAQSQMLHHGWMHNVMRMYWAKKILEWSPDISTAMRHAIHLNDKYFLDGRDPNGYAGLAWAILGKFDRAWNERPVFGKIRYMSGASTGRKFNSRLYMQQMEILPRQKGFDFAG
- the hpnI gene encoding bacteriohopanetetrol glucosamine biosynthesis glycosyltransferase HpnI → MLANCIEGLTALLALAGIVYMALVLWSARDFHRACRRRSSAEEFAPDVSILKPVKGIDQRMYAGFVSHCRQQYAGRFEILFGVSSMDDPAVPEIERLKAEFPAIDIRLIECTQRLGTSGKVSNLVQMLEEARYEYVVINDSDILVSPRYLGRIMSCFRDSSHPAGKPVGLVTAPYVGHTPEKGAGLWSRLEALGISTDFFAGVLTARKLEGGIRFGLGSTLATTKTTLVEAGGLRSLVEYLADDYEMGVRIARAGYRVELSDEVVETSVPSYSFRGFSDHQLRWARSTRDSRKLGYVGLGITFCLPWAIFACVSSGFALWSFTLLSLALLARVSVALSVGVGVLHDGQVLRDLWLLPLRDLLAFGFWLWSFAGDTVVWRGEEFHLQKGRLSRVNDAG
- a CDS encoding ABC transporter permease — translated: MNLGDQREAVKMAFDQLRANKMRSALTILGIVIGVVTVIAISSVINGLNSRVSGMVEAMGTNVIWVFRFPVIGVRPTTEMLTRKQLTMEDAEAMAQLPHVVAVSPSLRYQNFQFNAGSVTAKYGTHKVESVSLEGDTTSSKDVYDWDIHEGRYFNETDQERASNVVVLGHDTAEDLFGLESPIGKEVQIEGRTFTVVGTLEKQKAAFGGGKNPQDNFAYFPITTFHKLHPEVLDYWISVKFDNQKNKAAVIDSITELLRRRRKVRNEAADNFAIFGSDSITRLWTQITGSLFLLMFGLSAVGLMVGGVGVMNIMLVSVTERTREIGVRKAIGANKRIILTQFTLEAVTLCALGGIIGILLGSAIAVGLSFVLSSTVSLLWVALAFLCSCAIGLVFGIYPAWKAANLNPIEALRYE